A stretch of Saccharothrix texasensis DNA encodes these proteins:
- the ribA gene encoding GTP cyclohydrolase II translates to MREETFNDEDVAESDLVTRRGTFRAIAFRADGHEHMALVYGKTALRENVLVRVHSECMTGDLFGAMRCECGDQLDAALDRIVAEGSGILVYLRGHEGRGIGLVAKVRTHVLQDEQGLDTLDSATSLGLPVDVRDYSPAARVLKHLRVTSVRLMSNNPDKIEALEADGIEVVARVPHLMRPNPHNIGYLTAKRDRLGHDLPQVDQPAASYEYPTATR, encoded by the coding sequence ATGCGCGAGGAAACCTTCAACGACGAGGACGTGGCGGAGTCGGACCTGGTCACGAGACGCGGCACGTTCCGCGCGATCGCGTTCCGGGCCGACGGCCACGAGCACATGGCGCTCGTCTACGGCAAGACCGCGTTGCGCGAGAACGTGCTGGTGCGCGTGCACTCGGAGTGCATGACCGGTGACCTCTTCGGCGCGATGCGCTGCGAGTGCGGCGACCAGCTCGACGCGGCGCTGGACCGGATCGTGGCGGAGGGCAGCGGCATCCTGGTCTACCTGCGCGGCCACGAGGGGCGGGGCATCGGCCTGGTGGCGAAGGTGCGCACGCACGTGCTCCAGGACGAACAGGGACTGGACACACTCGACTCCGCGACGTCGCTCGGCCTGCCGGTCGACGTCCGGGACTACTCACCGGCCGCGCGCGTGCTCAAGCACCTGCGCGTCACGTCGGTTCGGTTGATGTCGAACAACCCGGACAAGATCGAGGCGCTGGAGGCCGACGGCATCGAGGTCGTGGCCCGCGTGCCGCACCTGATGCGGCCGAACCCGCACAACATCGGCTACCTGACCGCGAAGCGCGACCGGCTCGGCCACGACCTGCCGCAGGTCGACCAGCCGGCGGCGAGCTACGAGTACCCCACGGCGACGAGGTAG
- a CDS encoding glycosyltransferase family 4 protein → MTVHFVLPGGVDDPASPSGGNAYDRRVLDGLAAARGIAAREIAVPGTWPRPGTAARSALGRALGGIPDGSVVVLDGLVACGVPEVVVPHADRLRLVILVHLPLADETGLPPALAARLDAAEREVLRAARAVVATSPSAARRLASRHGLAQVHVVVPGTDPAPPATGTDGASRLLCVASLTPRKGHDVLVRALAAVADLPWTCAFVGPGRSPVRDLVDRHGLGSRIELPGPLSGPALAHEYATADLFVLASLAETYGMVVTEALARGVPVVASAVPDALGAGGVLLPAGDVPAFAEALRRWFTDDEWRRDLRARAAARRQELSTWDETAVALAEVLATLRP, encoded by the coding sequence GTGACGGTCCACTTCGTCCTGCCCGGCGGGGTGGACGACCCGGCGTCGCCCAGCGGCGGCAACGCCTACGACCGGCGGGTGCTCGACGGGCTCGCCGCGGCACGGGGGATCGCGGCACGCGAGATCGCGGTGCCCGGCACGTGGCCGCGACCCGGGACCGCGGCCCGCTCGGCGTTGGGGCGGGCGCTGGGCGGGATCCCCGACGGCTCGGTCGTCGTGCTCGACGGGCTGGTGGCGTGCGGGGTGCCGGAGGTCGTCGTGCCGCACGCCGACCGGCTGCGGCTGGTGATCCTGGTGCACCTGCCGCTGGCCGACGAGACGGGCCTGCCACCGGCTCTGGCGGCACGGCTCGACGCCGCCGAGCGGGAGGTCCTGCGCGCCGCCCGCGCCGTCGTGGCGACCAGCCCGTCGGCGGCCCGGCGGCTCGCCTCGCGCCACGGGTTGGCGCAGGTCCACGTCGTCGTGCCCGGCACCGATCCCGCGCCGCCCGCCACCGGCACGGACGGCGCGTCCCGCCTCCTGTGCGTCGCCTCCCTCACGCCCCGCAAGGGGCACGACGTGCTGGTGCGCGCCTTGGCCGCGGTGGCCGACCTGCCGTGGACCTGCGCGTTCGTCGGACCCGGGCGGTCGCCGGTCCGCGACCTCGTCGACCGGCACGGGCTGGGTTCGCGGATCGAGCTGCCCGGTCCCCTCAGCGGACCGGCGCTCGCCCACGAGTACGCGACGGCGGACCTGTTCGTGCTGGCGTCGTTGGCCGAGACCTACGGGATGGTGGTGACGGAGGCGTTGGCGCGCGGCGTGCCGGTGGTGGCCAGCGCCGTGCCGGACGCGCTCGGCGCCGGCGGGGTGCTGCTGCCGGCGGGCGACGTGCCGGCGTTCGCCGAAGCCCTGCGTCGGTGGTTCACCGACGACGAGTGGCGGCGTGACCTGCGCGCTCGTGCTGCGGCACGCCGCCAGGAGTTGTCCACATGGGACGAAACGGCCGTTGCGCTGGCCGAGGTGCTGGCTACTCTGCGGCCATGA
- a CDS encoding ABC transporter ATP-binding protein translates to MGLVPDVVSLTEVTKVYAGRVRALDRVSVGFGRGSFTAVMGPSGSGKSTLLHCAAGLDLPDGGRVVLAGQEVGALREPKLTAVRRRHVGFVFQSFNLVDALTVWDNVLLPQRFAGTRPDKAWAREVLQRVGLGGRERARPGELSGGQQQRVALARALAGRPEVIFGDEPTGALDLSTGREVLGLLRGFVDSSAATVVMVTHDPAAAAWADRVVFLADGRLAGELASPTAELVAARMTELTR, encoded by the coding sequence ATGGGATTGGTGCCGGATGTTGTGTCGTTGACCGAGGTGACGAAGGTGTACGCCGGGCGGGTGCGGGCGTTGGACCGGGTGTCGGTCGGGTTCGGTCGGGGGTCGTTCACGGCGGTGATGGGGCCGTCCGGGTCCGGTAAGTCGACGTTGTTGCACTGCGCGGCCGGGTTGGACTTGCCGGACGGTGGGCGGGTCGTGCTGGCCGGGCAGGAGGTCGGCGCGTTGCGCGAGCCCAAGTTGACGGCGGTGCGCCGGCGGCACGTCGGGTTCGTGTTCCAGTCGTTCAACCTGGTGGACGCGCTGACGGTGTGGGACAACGTGTTGCTGCCGCAGAGGTTCGCGGGGACGCGGCCGGACAAGGCGTGGGCGCGCGAGGTCTTGCAGCGGGTCGGGCTCGGCGGGCGGGAGCGGGCCCGGCCCGGGGAGTTGTCCGGTGGGCAGCAGCAGCGGGTGGCGTTGGCGCGGGCGTTGGCGGGGCGACCGGAGGTGATCTTCGGTGACGAGCCGACGGGTGCGCTGGACCTGTCCACCGGGCGGGAGGTCCTGGGGTTGCTGCGGGGGTTCGTGGACTCGTCCGCGGCGACGGTGGTGATGGTGACGCACGATCCGGCGGCGGCGGCGTGGGCGGATCGGGTGGTGTTCCTGGCGGACGGCAGGCTGGCCGGCGAGCTGGCGTCGCCGACGGCGGAGCTGGTGGCGGCACGGATGACGGAGCTGACCCGATGA
- a CDS encoding 6-pyruvoyl trahydropterin synthase family protein, with product MFSITVRDHVMVAHSFRGEVFGPAQRLHGATFVVDAKFKRAELDADNIVVDIGLATERLRAVLGELNYRNLDDVPEFAGVNTSTEFLAKHIADELAEAVHAGSLGEGARGLSGIEVSLHESHVAWASYERPL from the coding sequence CTGTTCAGCATCACCGTTCGCGATCACGTGATGGTCGCCCACAGCTTCCGCGGCGAGGTCTTCGGTCCGGCCCAACGCCTGCACGGGGCCACGTTCGTGGTGGACGCGAAGTTCAAGCGGGCCGAGCTCGACGCCGACAACATCGTGGTCGACATCGGACTCGCCACCGAGCGGCTGCGCGCCGTTCTCGGCGAGCTCAACTACCGCAACCTCGACGACGTGCCGGAGTTCGCCGGGGTGAACACGTCGACCGAGTTCCTGGCCAAGCACATCGCGGACGAGCTGGCGGAGGCCGTGCACGCGGGTTCGCTCGGCGAGGGCGCGCGCGGGCTCTCCGGGATCGAGGTCTCGCTGCACGAGTCGCACGTGGCCTGGGCGAGCTACGAACGCCCGTTGTGA
- a CDS encoding creatininase family protein, producing MYLSDTTEDVRARAATVAVLPVGSHEQHGPYLPLATDTVVACAVARAIADAHPVQLLPPITISCSHEHAAWPGTVSISARTLYAVVRDVADSLRRSGVPNLVLVSGHGGNYVLSNVVQESEGMALFPGSGDWAAARAAAGLETSSRSDMHAGELETSILLHAHPELVKPGYETSDHLADDRPHMLTRGLAPYTSSGVVGRPSLASADKGRDVLAGLVEAFGPYLELF from the coding sequence ATGTACCTGTCTGACACCACCGAAGACGTGCGTGCGCGTGCGGCGACCGTGGCGGTGTTGCCCGTGGGCAGCCACGAGCAGCACGGCCCGTACCTGCCGCTGGCCACGGACACGGTCGTGGCCTGCGCGGTCGCGCGGGCGATCGCCGACGCGCACCCCGTGCAGCTGCTCCCGCCGATCACGATCTCGTGCTCGCACGAGCACGCCGCGTGGCCCGGCACGGTGAGCATCTCGGCGCGGACGCTGTACGCGGTGGTGCGGGACGTGGCGGACTCGTTGCGGCGGTCGGGTGTGCCGAACCTGGTGCTGGTCAGCGGGCACGGCGGGAACTACGTGCTGTCGAACGTGGTGCAGGAGTCGGAGGGGATGGCGTTGTTCCCCGGCAGCGGCGACTGGGCCGCGGCACGGGCCGCCGCCGGGCTCGAGACGTCGTCGCGCAGCGACATGCACGCGGGCGAGCTGGAGACCTCGATCCTCCTGCACGCCCACCCGGAGCTGGTGAAACCCGGGTACGAGACCAGCGACCACCTGGCCGACGACCGGCCGCACATGCTCACGCGGGGACTCGCGCCGTACACGTCTTCGGGGGTGGTCGGGCGGCCGTCGCTGGCGTCAGCCGACAAGGGCCGGGACGTGCTCGCGGGGCTGGTCGAGGCGTTCGGGCCGTACCTGGAGCTGTTCTGA
- a CDS encoding sensor histidine kinase has translation MRWVREGLLVPAVAAVLVLLTLWEGKGQPPPGMAVLVGSSLCVAMPLLLRRVLPLTGAVLSAVVGLGGLGFLPAWPGMLVTMGTFCAAVYHRERAPGLVLAVCGCWVLVSAVIAGSPVQAFTVTDLVVMGVAPVATGYALRLHRERADQALRVQRAEADRLVAEADRVLAEDRARLARDVHDSVGHHLTAIRMQATAARRVLDGAPPVADRALGTIAELSSSALEEVREMLSTLRDVPAGVGLGEVEQLAERLSGPDRRITVSWSGAAAPVPPAVDHTAYRVVQEALTNVVRHSTAGRVDVRVRRDQEVLVVTVVDDGAGGAVRPGLEGQGIRGMRERVRSVGGTLVVGPGGAGWSVRAELPTGRVG, from the coding sequence GTGAGGTGGGTGCGGGAAGGGCTGCTCGTTCCAGCGGTGGCGGCGGTGCTGGTGCTGCTGACGTTGTGGGAGGGGAAGGGGCAGCCGCCGCCGGGGATGGCGGTGTTGGTCGGGTCCAGCCTCTGCGTGGCGATGCCGTTGTTGTTGCGGCGCGTGCTGCCGTTGACGGGAGCGGTGCTGTCGGCGGTGGTGGGGTTGGGCGGGCTCGGTTTCCTGCCGGCGTGGCCGGGGATGCTGGTCACGATGGGCACGTTCTGCGCGGCCGTCTACCACCGCGAGCGCGCGCCGGGGTTGGTGCTGGCGGTGTGCGGGTGCTGGGTGCTGGTCAGCGCGGTGATCGCGGGCAGCCCGGTGCAGGCCTTCACGGTCACGGACCTGGTGGTGATGGGCGTGGCTCCGGTGGCGACCGGGTACGCGCTGCGGCTGCACCGGGAACGGGCGGACCAGGCGTTGCGGGTGCAGCGGGCGGAGGCGGATCGCCTGGTGGCGGAAGCCGACCGGGTGCTGGCGGAGGACCGGGCCCGGCTGGCGCGGGACGTGCACGACAGCGTGGGCCACCACCTCACGGCGATCCGGATGCAGGCGACGGCGGCGCGGCGGGTGCTGGACGGCGCGCCGCCGGTCGCCGATCGGGCGTTGGGGACGATCGCCGAACTGTCGTCGTCGGCGTTGGAGGAGGTCAGGGAGATGTTGAGCACCCTGCGGGACGTGCCGGCGGGGGTGGGGCTGGGCGAGGTGGAGCAGTTGGCGGAGAGGCTCTCCGGACCGGACCGGCGGATCACGGTGAGCTGGTCCGGGGCGGCGGCGCCGGTGCCGCCGGCGGTCGACCACACGGCGTACCGGGTGGTGCAGGAGGCGTTGACCAATGTGGTCAGGCACTCGACGGCGGGTCGGGTCGACGTGCGGGTGCGGCGGGATCAGGAGGTGCTGGTGGTGACGGTGGTGGATGACGGGGCGGGAGGAGCGGTGCGGCCCGGTCTGGAGGGGCAGGGCATTCGGGGGATGAGGGAAAGGGTGCGCTCGGTCGGCGGGACGCTGGTGGTCGGGCCCGGCGGGGCGGGGTGGTCGGTGCGCGCGGAGTTGCCGACGGGGAGGGTCGGCTAG
- a CDS encoding response regulator transcription factor, translating into MPIRVLVADDQRAVREALRMVLDGEPDIEVVGEAGSGTEAVHLALTRRPDVVVMDLRMPHGDGIAAITRLSAAEVGSKVLALTTFDLDEYLFGALAAGAGGFLLKDSDPAMLLDAVRGLHEGRGLIDPKVTGRLIARFAQLSPRAAPQDVGRLTPREQEVLAQVVRGLSNAEIAAELTIEEGTVKTHVARILTKLGLRTRVHAVIYAYEHGLGR; encoded by the coding sequence GTGCCGATCCGGGTGCTCGTGGCGGACGACCAGCGGGCGGTGCGGGAAGCGCTGCGGATGGTGCTGGACGGCGAGCCGGACATCGAGGTGGTCGGTGAGGCTGGCAGCGGGACCGAGGCGGTCCACCTGGCGTTGACCCGGAGGCCGGACGTGGTCGTCATGGACCTGCGGATGCCGCACGGCGACGGGATCGCGGCGATCACCCGGTTGAGCGCGGCGGAGGTCGGGTCGAAGGTGCTGGCGTTGACGACGTTCGACCTGGACGAGTACCTGTTCGGCGCGCTGGCGGCGGGCGCGGGCGGGTTCCTGTTGAAGGACAGCGACCCGGCGATGCTCTTGGACGCGGTCCGCGGGCTGCACGAAGGGCGCGGGTTGATCGACCCGAAGGTGACGGGACGGCTGATCGCCCGGTTCGCCCAGCTCTCGCCGCGGGCCGCGCCGCAGGACGTCGGCCGGCTCACACCCCGGGAGCAGGAGGTGCTGGCGCAGGTGGTGCGGGGGTTGAGCAACGCGGAGATCGCGGCGGAGCTGACGATCGAGGAGGGGACGGTGAAGACGCACGTGGCCCGGATCCTCACGAAGTTGGGGCTTCGGACGCGGGTGCACGCGGTGATCTACGCGTATGAGCACGGGTTGGGGAGGTGA
- a CDS encoding lysylphosphatidylglycerol synthase transmembrane domain-containing protein, which translates to MAAVAILIALGHRLGADAFVAGLRAVDGWAVAAAVGIGLLTTVSGAWRWCLIARRLGLPLTLPAAVSDYYRGLLLNAVLPAGVLGDVHRAVSHGRQAGDVGRGVRAVVFERGAGQVLLVALGIAVLCADPLTTFSTGLTPILLTVASASAVALTLACLSPKLRRAARTTWADARTGLVNRDVLPKVALLSAVTLAGHVALFLVAARAAGAQAPTARLVPLVVLALLVMAVPLNVGGFGPREVFLAVAFGAAGFGAAQGVATGVVYGVLALIGSLPGVFTLFRGRPRRTRRSEQLQVRPERLDQPREHVPALVG; encoded by the coding sequence TTGGCGGCCGTCGCCATCCTGATCGCCCTGGGCCACCGCCTGGGCGCCGACGCCTTCGTGGCCGGTCTGCGCGCGGTCGACGGGTGGGCGGTGGCCGCCGCGGTGGGCATCGGGCTGCTCACCACCGTGTCCGGCGCCTGGCGGTGGTGCCTGATCGCCCGCCGCCTCGGTCTGCCGCTCACCCTCCCCGCCGCGGTCTCCGACTACTACCGCGGCCTGCTCCTCAACGCCGTCCTGCCCGCCGGGGTGCTCGGTGACGTCCACCGGGCGGTGAGCCACGGACGGCAGGCCGGTGACGTGGGGCGCGGCGTCCGAGCCGTCGTGTTCGAGCGCGGCGCCGGGCAGGTCCTGCTGGTCGCCCTCGGCATCGCGGTCCTGTGCGCCGACCCCCTGACGACCTTCTCCACCGGCCTGACCCCGATCCTCCTCACCGTGGCCTCGGCCTCGGCCGTGGCGCTGACGCTCGCCTGCCTCTCCCCGAAGCTCCGCCGAGCCGCCCGGACCACCTGGGCCGACGCCCGCACCGGCCTGGTGAACCGCGACGTCCTGCCCAAGGTCGCCCTCCTGTCGGCGGTGACCCTGGCCGGCCACGTGGCGCTGTTCCTGGTCGCAGCCAGGGCCGCCGGCGCGCAGGCGCCGACCGCCCGGCTCGTCCCGCTGGTCGTGCTCGCCCTGCTGGTCATGGCCGTCCCGCTGAACGTCGGCGGGTTCGGGCCGCGGGAGGTGTTCCTGGCGGTGGCGTTCGGGGCGGCCGGGTTCGGCGCCGCGCAAGGGGTCGCCACCGGTGTCGTCTACGGCGTGCTGGCGCTGATCGGCAGCCTGCCCGGCGTCTTCACCCTCTTCCGGGGACGGCCGCGGCGAACGCGACGGTCAGAACAGCTCCAGGTACGGCCCGAACGCCTCGACCAGCCCCGCGAGCACGTCCCGGCCCTTGTCGGCTGA
- a CDS encoding class I SAM-dependent methyltransferase has translation MSTFAPEWLSLREKADAEARALDLVDRLLKIDLNRTPLVVRDLGCGTGSLGRWLAGRLGGAQHWVLHDRDPRLLSIAAATMSGVTIETHEGDLTGLTGADIAGTSLVTASALLDLLTAEEVDALAAACVDAGCPALLTLSVAGRVEFDPAESLDAEFEAAFNGHQRRVVDGRRLLGPDAVAVAVEAFERRGAEVTTSPSPWRLGPEQAALAGEWLRGWVGAAVEQEPGLAAEAPGYLRRKLDNGRRVVVHHTDLLAVVP, from the coding sequence ATGAGCACCTTCGCACCGGAATGGCTGTCGCTGCGCGAGAAGGCCGACGCCGAGGCCCGCGCGCTGGACCTGGTCGACCGGCTCTTGAAGATCGATCTGAACCGGACACCCCTCGTGGTGCGTGATCTCGGGTGTGGGACGGGATCGCTGGGACGATGGCTCGCCGGCCGGCTGGGTGGCGCGCAGCACTGGGTGCTGCACGACCGCGACCCCCGGCTGCTCAGCATCGCGGCGGCGACGATGAGCGGGGTGACGATCGAGACGCACGAGGGCGACCTCACCGGGCTGACCGGCGCGGACATCGCCGGCACGTCGCTGGTCACCGCGTCCGCGCTGCTGGACCTGCTGACCGCCGAGGAGGTGGACGCGCTGGCCGCGGCGTGCGTCGACGCGGGCTGTCCGGCGCTGTTGACGCTGTCGGTGGCGGGTCGGGTGGAGTTCGACCCGGCCGAGTCGCTGGACGCCGAGTTCGAGGCCGCGTTCAACGGGCACCAGCGGCGGGTGGTCGACGGTCGTCGCCTGCTGGGGCCGGACGCGGTCGCGGTCGCCGTGGAGGCGTTCGAGCGGCGGGGCGCGGAGGTGACCACGAGTCCCAGCCCGTGGCGGCTCGGGCCGGAGCAGGCGGCGCTGGCGGGGGAGTGGTTGCGCGGGTGGGTGGGGGCGGCGGTGGAGCAGGAACCCGGCTTGGCCGCCGAGGCGCCCGGCTACCTGCGGCGCAAGCTCGACAACGGCCGACGCGTGGTGGTGCACCACACGGACCTCTTGGCGGTCGTCCCTTGA
- a CDS encoding alpha/beta hydrolase, translating to MKKAIRGVVGAVCLLTALNVAPGVSQAEGRPLEWADCGDGLQCGEVAVPADWGRPRGERVRLAVARLPARDQAAKKGVLLVNLGGPAQQISVLRVAKSAFSDLTRWFDVVVSDPRGFEASAGITCPYPAPLPENLEWASPGQAEYERYRTANHRFGVDCGRVAAGPLAGHLDSRQVAYDMDAIRAALGQDRLDYYGNSYGTVFAQAYARRFPGRVGRMYLDSVLDHTTRSWVDWLLPRARTMERNLERFAQWCGEQVDCALHGRDVVEVWDEVLERAAREPIPAGSTTVNASRIASRTNPGFEQEWPELARAIAEAHAGDATRFAEQPVGGRDPDLSRIMFCADFPYPSDYRVVKSFEARLRQVTPHIGWVAAWPMAYHCAGLPGKGTYPPERLRELGPGAGPVLVAGGEYDGTTPPQDARRVAAQWGNARYLPVKGGHALYLSGHPCVREHVHRYLLTGELPGEGAVCGAA from the coding sequence ATGAAGAAAGCGATCAGGGGTGTGGTGGGGGCGGTCTGCCTGCTCACCGCGCTCAACGTGGCGCCGGGTGTGTCGCAGGCCGAGGGACGCCCGCTGGAGTGGGCGGACTGCGGGGACGGGTTGCAGTGCGGCGAGGTGGCGGTGCCCGCGGACTGGGGCAGGCCGCGCGGTGAACGGGTGCGGCTGGCCGTCGCGCGGCTGCCCGCGCGGGACCAGGCCGCCAAGAAGGGCGTGCTGCTGGTCAACCTGGGCGGGCCGGCGCAGCAGATCTCGGTGTTGCGCGTCGCGAAGAGCGCGTTCAGCGACCTGACCCGGTGGTTCGACGTCGTGGTCTCCGACCCGCGCGGGTTCGAGGCGAGCGCCGGGATCACGTGCCCGTACCCGGCGCCGCTGCCGGAGAACCTGGAGTGGGCGTCGCCGGGCCAGGCCGAGTACGAGCGGTACCGGACGGCGAACCACCGGTTCGGCGTCGACTGCGGACGGGTGGCCGCCGGGCCGTTGGCCGGTCACCTCGACTCGCGTCAGGTCGCGTACGACATGGACGCGATCCGGGCGGCCCTGGGACAGGACCGGCTCGACTACTACGGCAACTCCTACGGCACGGTGTTCGCCCAGGCCTACGCGCGGCGCTTCCCGGGGCGGGTCGGGCGGATGTACCTGGACAGCGTGCTGGACCACACGACCCGGTCCTGGGTCGACTGGCTGCTGCCGCGCGCCCGGACGATGGAGCGCAACCTGGAGCGGTTCGCGCAGTGGTGCGGCGAGCAGGTCGACTGCGCGCTGCACGGGCGTGACGTGGTGGAGGTGTGGGACGAGGTGCTGGAACGGGCGGCGCGCGAGCCGATCCCGGCGGGGAGCACGACGGTGAACGCCTCCCGGATCGCGTCGCGGACCAACCCGGGGTTCGAGCAGGAGTGGCCGGAGTTGGCGCGGGCCATCGCGGAGGCCCACGCGGGCGACGCCACGCGCTTCGCCGAGCAGCCGGTCGGCGGGCGTGACCCCGACCTGTCCCGGATCATGTTCTGCGCCGACTTCCCGTACCCGTCCGACTACCGGGTCGTGAAGTCGTTCGAGGCGCGGTTGCGGCAGGTCACACCGCACATCGGGTGGGTGGCGGCGTGGCCGATGGCGTACCACTGCGCGGGGTTGCCGGGGAAGGGGACGTACCCGCCGGAGAGGTTGCGGGAGTTGGGGCCGGGGGCCGGGCCCGTGTTGGTGGCCGGCGGTGAGTACGACGGCACGACGCCGCCGCAGGACGCGCGCAGGGTGGCGGCGCAGTGGGGCAACGCGCGGTACCTGCCGGTGAAGGGTGGTCATGCGCTGTACCTGAGCGGTCATCCGTGCGTCCGGGAACACGTGCACAGGTACTTGTTGACCGGTGAGCTGCCGGGTGAGGGTGCGGTCTGCGGAGCCGCCTAG
- a CDS encoding zinc-dependent alcohol dehydrogenase, whose translation MTRSARALWFTSSGKSEIRDVALAEPGPDDVVVRTLYSGISRGTESLVLRGGVPESQHDVMRAPFQEGDFPWPVKYGYLNVGVVEGGPLLGRTVFCLYPHQTRYVVPADAVTPVPDSVPAARAVLAGTVETAVNALWDAKPMIGDRIAVVGGGMVGCSVAAVLARFPGVRLQLVDADPGRASVAAALGVGFASPEEASGNCDLVVHASASEEGLARSLALLAPEGQVVELSWYGDRRVSVPLGEFFHSGRLRLRSSQVGVVARPDRTYAERMALALDLLADPVFDALITGESRFDDLPSVLAGGALPPLCHRVDYGS comes from the coding sequence ATGACACGCTCGGCGAGGGCCCTGTGGTTCACCTCATCGGGAAAAAGTGAGATCCGGGACGTGGCGCTCGCCGAGCCCGGACCCGACGACGTGGTGGTGCGCACGCTGTACTCGGGGATCAGCCGGGGCACCGAGAGCCTGGTCCTGCGCGGCGGCGTGCCGGAGAGCCAGCACGACGTGATGCGGGCGCCGTTCCAGGAGGGCGACTTCCCGTGGCCGGTGAAGTACGGCTACCTCAACGTCGGTGTGGTGGAAGGAGGACCGCTGCTCGGCCGCACGGTGTTCTGCCTCTATCCACACCAGACGCGTTACGTGGTGCCGGCCGACGCCGTGACGCCCGTGCCGGACTCGGTGCCCGCCGCGCGCGCGGTGCTCGCCGGGACGGTGGAGACGGCGGTGAACGCGCTGTGGGACGCCAAGCCGATGATCGGCGACCGGATCGCGGTCGTCGGCGGCGGGATGGTGGGGTGCAGCGTGGCCGCCGTGCTGGCCCGGTTCCCGGGCGTGCGGCTGCAACTGGTGGACGCGGACCCGGGCCGCGCGTCGGTGGCCGCCGCGCTGGGTGTCGGGTTCGCGTCGCCCGAGGAAGCCTCGGGGAACTGCGACCTGGTCGTGCACGCGAGCGCGTCCGAGGAGGGGCTGGCGCGGTCGTTGGCGCTGCTCGCGCCGGAAGGGCAGGTGGTGGAGCTGAGCTGGTACGGCGACCGGCGGGTGTCGGTGCCGCTCGGCGAGTTCTTCCACTCGGGGCGGCTGCGGTTGCGCAGCAGCCAGGTGGGGGTGGTGGCGCGGCCGGACCGCACGTACGCCGAGCGGATGGCGCTGGCGCTGGACCTGCTCGCCGACCCCGTCTTCGACGCGCTGATCACCGGGGAGAGCCGGTTCGACGACCTGCCGTCCGTGCTGGCCGGCGGCGCGCTGCCGCCCCTGTGCCACCGCGTCGACTACGGCAGTTGA